The Phragmites australis chromosome 1, lpPhrAust1.1, whole genome shotgun sequence genomic interval CAACTAGCTATAACATTGTCTCTATTAGATTTTTGTCTATGTGAAAGGGAGAGTATATAACAAGGAGAGATAGAAGCTAAGACTACTAACTAGTACTCTCTACGGTCGCAAATATGTGATGTTTTAGATATCGATATTGTCTTCAAAACACAACTTtgactataattttttattgtaaaatatagtaaagtatattattatgaaaatacttttcGAGACAAATTTACCCGTATcgtttaaaaaaatccaaacaCAATACATATAAAGTAATTTGTAATCAAATTTTAGAACGACTGACTGTATGTAACTCAAAATGACATTTATTTGTGACTGAAGGGAGTAGTTAGTCTCTTATTTAATCTATTGATATTGTAGTATATTACATGTGGGCCTTTATTAATTTTATATACAATGCTAAATTTAAGTTATTGGAAGGATTGTCCGAAATATTATCTATTGGtgatatgtataatttttatatatagtagctATGTATATTGTTGTAGACGctcttaatatatatatattctcctGGCCGGCCCTTCAATTATATAAATGTACAGTTGAGTACAAAAATGAGCCACCAAACTTTAAGTGAAGGGAAATTTAAGATATCAAAGCAGGGTCAAAACAAATCAAAGCATGCAATCACCAATTATTCTCAAGCTAGCTCGTGGCTTTCCGAGCAGGACAACGCTACGGTAAAGCAAGTACATACTCGATCACGTTTTCAAACAAATTTGATCAGAATATACCAAAATACTTGTGCCGAAACAATAacttaaaaaaactacaacGTGCATGCTGTTATAGACGTGATCCTGCTTAAAGTGTATGGTTTGAGCttaattataatattttgaaagatTGCAAATTTAAAACTTAAAACATTGAACCTATGCTTTATTTGCATTGAGAAAAATCCTAGCTGTCACCCTGATTTGTTTGGTCCTGATGCCAAATTATTAGTGTGTTTGGAAGAgctttagctccaaaaattcttgaaaCTAAGTATTTCTAGCTTCAGAAACTTATAGAATTGAAACTATGGGTACTGAAGGTGTTTAGatgaataattttattttcaatagAGAGTTAAATTACTCTATCTTAGACTATAAACACAAGATCTAACGTGAGACTAAGGGCTAGAACTATACCAAACATGATCTATATAACATTAGACTACCTTGTTGGCCCGAGGGCCCGTGTACCAATGAAAGAATGTATGCTACTCACATGCAAATAAATTGATTAAGTTGACCTTTTAGCAGGCACCTACGTTAACTTACTTTCTACGTTTCTAAGCGTCCTGCACACACTACGTACActctttatttaattattattattagaaCTAAACTGAAAATTAGTACTCCACCAAAAAAGCATGCAGTGTGGCATTAATTTGCTAATGTGGCATACACTACACTCTATATATATCGCGCGATCTTAATAAAAGGAGACACACAGGATTTCCCTTGGTCGAAGAAAACTACACTCTATATATCGATCGATGAACGCACAGTCGTCCAAATCAATCCATATATACAGCAGTTGAAGTGGAGGGGAAAAAGACCCTAGTAAACACATCCGTTTGGGACGAGTAATAATTAatattagggtttagggttaaaCAGTATTCAAGGAATGAAGATGGTAAAGAAGAAAAGAATCTGTATACTTCTGTAAGATCATTATCGAGCTAGGTACGTACGTACACCCAAAAAAACATACATAACACATTACAACACAATATACCGTGACGACCACACTCGCATATATATGATATGATGTTCCCCAACAATTAATTAAACACATATATAAATCATGATACGAACACATGTACGTAAATCCTTGGTATAAGTTTGTCCCCTTTTTTCTGTATATACGTATATCCAGGAGCTAGCTCAACAATAGAAAATATACGTACTGTCATTTTTATTTCTCGATAGATGAAGAGATATGATGCATGTGTATTGTCTCGGCTGGTTTGCACCGCCGAACCccggccgcgcgcgcgcgcatcaCCCCGCGTAGTTGCAGAAGCCGAACGTGCAGTCATGGCTGCTGCACTGGTTGCCGCACTCGCCGCAGTTCTTCTTGTCCGTGAGGAGGTTGACGCATTTGCCGGCGCAGCAGGTCTCCCCGTACTTGCACGACCTGTTGCAGTTTCCGCAGTGATGGGTGTTGTACTCGGTGTCGATGCACATGCCCTTGCAGCACGTCGCGCCCGGGCTGCCGGGCTCGAGGCAGATAGACGGCGGCTTCTTGATGCAGTCGTAGTACGACGTCGGCGGCGGGAATTTGACGTTCGCCAGGAAGCGGCTTCTCCTGGCGGGCGGCATGGCCGCCGGCACCGGCAGGGCAGCGGCCGTGGCGAGGGAGAGGGCGAGCGCCATGAGAAAGATGGTGGCTTTTCGCATGGCCGGGGGCGGTGGCGTCTGTGGCGGCAATGCGTTTGCGATTCAGCGGGTGCCTCTGCGGAGGAGGAAATGGggtggagggagaggaagagtgCTTATACAAAAAGGCAATTAGGCAGTGCCAAAGTCAGAGTGGGGAGAAGTAGCATGCATTCAATATTTGATTAGCACGGCAAAAGCCTGTAGTGCCGGGAGGGAGTGTGTGGAGCAAGGCTGTAGGCTGCAAGCTAGCCGGCTCCAGGCCACCCACGGTTGATTTCTTGCTTCCTTAATATTCTTGCAACTGTGACCTAGCTAGCATGTGCATTGTCTCTTTTGAACAAAGGGCCGGGCAATATGCTACGGCTGATCACGCCCTGAAGATTTGGGAGCCTTGCTAGATTAATTCGTTTACGATCGAGCTCGTTGACTATCTGCTGTAACTACAGTAATTAATATTGATGGCACTTTAATTGGGTAAAGAGCTAGCTAGCAGTCACTCCACTCCAGAGGCACTTTTGTCGGCGTTGCTGTTTAGACATCAACTCAAGGGATTTCATGCTCAAGAGGAAAACCATGCATGTTACCATGATCTACATGCACGAATCAGTTTTCAAACATTGTTGATGTAGTTTTGAAGACACTATTTGTTGGCATATGTAGTTTAGCATGACATCTGTGCTCGACATGCTTAAGTTTCAAGACTCCACCAGTTGAGGATTCTTTAAAGGTTTGATCCAGAAAAGTAATCACTTGATAACTAAGATTCAGTTAGCCACCTTTAACTAAAATAACTAGAGTATTATCTCAACAGAACACAGTACATTCTTACTTGCAGTTTGAAATGACTTCTCTCAAGTCGCATGTGCTTCGTTAATGAGGaccagtggtggtggtgggcgtGGGGGCGGGCGGCGAAGGACCATCGGATGGGCTTGGATGATGGCGGAACAGACCCGTGCGGGATGGGGTAGCGCGGCCGAGGTGGGCCATTCGATGTGGAAGCAAGTTCCACGTGGAAGATGTATATGAGGTCCCCAGGAGGGCTCCTTGGCGCCTGGGGCAGCACAAGTGCTCGGCGTGGAGCTTGCTCTCGACTTTTTATGGCCATCCATTCTCAGACAAGGTCactgtaggatcgaatatgcgtaAAATACCTAATCAAAAAGGGgatgaatgattgcggaaaccaaattcaaagattaactcacctaaatcaaaactcgatttatactcggtattccacttgAAATAGATTGCACAAAACTTAAGAAtgtcgagatcaaaccaaatctacTAGaatttttctcagatcaaacactagatatttctagtaaggttttggatggattaaaccaagattaaACTTCatagaaatatgaaattaatttaaaactaaaaccgagcatgcagaatatagaacagagagaaaattttgaatcagcaactcatcaacttacaaaacttaattttcattatatatatgagtttacaagatgcctctccaaagcatccaacaaggatttccacgaAATCTCAAAAtaactctctctcgagtttctatACATCTCTGCAGCGTTGTGCTACCCTGTTCTGCGTTTTTCTACCAAATATAATATACCTCTCTATTTTAAGGGTAGtcacacgcacaaacgtgaccgaattgaactacaactccctgtcgtattcaatctggtctctatcctcctctaatcacaaaaggacaaacaactttcgctaattaagctaattagccaacaattcttacataatcatgcatgcacatctcccatgcatacatacatatacgtaaccaactcagagtacATCTCTGACATTAACTTTTGCAATAACTGAGGTAAAAGAAGCATCTctaaaagtaacactttcagcacgagatacatgtacaagggaggagaatcaatttttatcaccggacatgtgGCGTGAGCATCCAGAATCGACTAGCCAATGTTCTCCTTCCTCATTCGAGAAGCCTACAAGTAACTAGAAGATGTCAacggctcagtactggggttagtaataaaTCTTTTAGGAATTAAGTACTGAGTCACTCAACCAACAACACGAGTAGGCAAAACACGAGTAGCCCGAGTAAACTTAACCTGAGAAGCACGAGTGAgttcaactcgagaagcactaGCAGCTCGAGTAatctcaactcgagaagctcgaaTAGGTTCAACTCAAGTTACACAAGCAGTAAAAGGTGACGATTGTTTCacctgaggcacaaaatgaggtgccacaacctcacATGGGATAAAACGTGCCTTTCGCAAATTAGATCTAGCATTAGACTTCTCTttgttttgttgtttagctagtataaagcaaaaatctactaaatgtccTTTCGCAAATTAGATCTAGCATTAGAACATGATGCAACCTACTAGTAGTAATGCTTGCATCACTCAAATATGAAGATGGTTGGCATCACGAACAAAGAGTTCGTTGGGCTGATTGCAGATGactgcaactatctcacttgggcatcaTATGTCCGTATTGTACTTGGAGCGGAAAAGCTTCGCACTGCTGTTGGCTTAGAAACAAGTAGGGAAATGGTTCCAACGGAGGATAAGAATGATCATGCACTTAATTTTCTCCGCCACCATCATTCCcctactttgaaggatgagtataTGGCAATGACCAGCGCTAAGGCATTACGGGACGCACTATAAGAGCATTTTGAgcgtcttaagtacaccattAAGCATCTTGCAGAGCAAGAATGAGTCCGGCTCTGTTTTTGTGACTATAATTATGTCAGAGAGTATAACTCTCCACTGCACCGCATTTGCACATTCCTTTGTCTCTGTGTGAAAGAGATCacagaaaagaagaaaattgaaAAGACTCTCTTCACTTCCCACCCAAATACGGTAGAATCCACATGCAATTATcgtcaatcaaaatacaagaagtatttCGAATTGATTGACGTGTTGTAGcttcatgaagttcatgatgaagtcataaacaagaacttcttatctCAGCCGCAAAGGAAGAGTAATGGTCTAGAAGTCAATCATAGCTCTTTCAAAGCACACGAGAACCGTAATAAGATGCGGGGGAAGGGAGGAAAAAAAGTGGTGGCAGACAAGATTAAGCTTGTTGATGATAATGATAAGATAGcgaaagaagtcaagccatatgaTTAACAGAACcagaatctgcaaagcaccaaagcatgttgtggaagcagaccagaagaagaaggatcagccagaagcacaccttatcattgcagtggggatggagGTGGATAAAGTAGCCACAATTTAAAGGGTGGTATCTCATATGAAAGTTGATGCTGTTCCCACACTGGCAGTAAAAGGCCTCTCAATGAATGATGCAGAGGtctctactttgccctcctccatTGCCGTAGAAGATGTCGTGAAAGATGAAGTGGAAAGGAAGCCACTGAAGAAGAAGTGATCGGATATTTCGCAGATTCTATCTAGAATTAGTATAATCGGTTATTTATTttgttgctgaatttagaaggattgaatgaataaatgaaaGCTCTATAAGAGCAAGCTTAGCTGCAAGTAATATTTTtggtatttatagaatatgtgtggtacccgtatggaggaagtgtgtattatggatagtggaaccacaaacatTATCTGAAGAAAAAATGTGTATTTTTAGTTTATTAGAAATAACTCTGAAaaagtgatgactgtcactAGTAATGATAAATGCATAATAGGTTCTAGAAGGTCACAATCATACTACCTATGAGAACTACGTTACATATTGAAAAAGCATTGTTGTACTCTGAATCTAAAGAAATCTCTTAAGCTTTAAAGATATTCGTACTAATAGTTttcatgtagaaactggtgaagaataAGGTAGGGAATACCTACTCATCACTAAATGTGATAGTGAAGTAAGAATACTAGAAAATTTCCCTCTATcagcagtggcttgtactacactcgccTTAAAGCACCtaaagtgttcactaccttTAAAAGTCTGTTTCGcagtgcagaattattctcctCATGACATGATAGATTATGTCACCCcagtcttagaatgatgagaaatataattactaactcacaaggtcataacataaatgtaaaaaaaaatccgaatcatgaagatttagTATGTCCATGTGCTACCGGGAAATTAACGATAAGACTGTCTACCTTTAAGGTACAAGATAAAATCCCTGTATTCCTGGATTGAATCAGGGGTATATTTGTGATCCTATTTAGTCATTTTCTGGTCCGtttcggtactttatggtattgataGATGTATCCTCGAAGTGatcgcatgtatgtctattatctacccgcaaCCACACCTTTTTAAAGTTGATCTTGTAGATCATACAtatcaggaataattttcctGACCATCAagtgaaatccattagaatggataATGTTGGAGAAGTACTTATAAGGcgttcaatgattattgtactAGTATGAGATTTAAAGTTGAATGGACAATTGTTGATCTAAAATATCTTCAGATGTAACATTAGCACAcaatccattagaatggacaattGTTGATCTAAAATATCTTCAGATGTAACATTAGCACACAATTCAATTCCAATAAACTTGTGTATCTTGTTCCATATTATTATCAATCTTTTCCAAAAATAATTGCCAGTTGTCAGTTGGTTTTACTCCAAATTCTGCTGGAGTCTAGTAGAGGAAAAATTGCCTGACTGCAAGTTGGTTTTACTCCAAATTCTACTAGAATATAGGGGGAAATTGCCAGTTATATATCAATCTGGACTGACTGTCTAGATGAAGAATTTGTATATTCAGCTGTGGAGCAAATCATCCATTGTTGCCCCCAAGAGGAGGCATGATCTACATATATTATAAAGATTCATGGATCACAATTGTATGTAAAAATTTAGTTAGCATGAATATGGATTTCTTGATGTCATTCGACTCCATGCATGTATCACAATTGAAAAGAGCGGTAATTTATTCATGGAACGTATGCATTGTTAGTCAAAAAATAGTGCAAATGAAAAATTACAATTTCAAGGTTCCATCAAAATTCATCAAAGAATGTCTACTCCCTAAATGTTGCATGATTTGGCATTTCATCATAATGTAATTTTCTAGCGGCGGACCACAGTGTGGCATCTTGATCAACTCCAAGTAAAAGACTTGTATATTCTCCTTAGGTCAAAGGAGTAACCATGGTTGAAGAATCCACATACGTATTAGTTGAAAAGTTTGGTATTGTAATATTAGCACATGTGCTTGCATCAGATGATTCGTGTGCCAAACAAATACAAAACTGATCATAACCGAATTGATGCAAGTAAACTCGTACATTTGGGTTGGCTTCATTCTAGCTTCTCATTTTGACCGATTAGCAATTTATCAACCTCTATAATACATCGTTGGGGCCTCAACTTGTGCTTTTTGTTTGCACTAGCAAGATAATGATTGTATTTGAGCAAAACCGTTTGCATTGTCCAAATTCCATTTCGATAAATACTGAACTAAACACGAGCATTGCAAGACGTATCTTCTCTCCCCCTTGTGTTACTCTTTCTAATACTAAACTCAATATTTTCGGCATAAGAGTTGTACATCTCATATGCATCATCCTCTTATTAGAAATGCATTCCAACTTCAGGAACAAGCAAAGATTGACCATGTTTATCGTCCAGCTATGGTACAATTGGACAAAAATTAAAATGATCTAActacaatataaaaaaatatgttaggctTAATTTTGTTAGCTCTGGTTACCTCACTTGGTGCTTCCTCATGTGCCATGGCCGTAGATGAATATTGCGATGTCATGAATGTGGACTCATCAAACGTGGACGTTGATGTTGAGATTGCCAATGCATGTATCACTGTCGAAACTGTCGAAGCATCGACCATCGGCTCGACAATGGAGATTGATGGTAGCCTCGTGAGATAACCTCTGGCTTGACCACCCTCATGCAAGGTGGACGACTTCTTGGTTTGTTGGTGTGGAGATGCGACTAATGGGGCATTGGGTGCCTTGGCCCATCGCCTTGTTCAAGCGCTCCTCGGTGGTGCAGATGGCGTTCGCGGATCGCTGCTGATCTTCGACGTGGTAGTTATTGATCTCCTTGAGGTTCATCACCTTGTTCAAGTGCTCCTCAGCGGCTCGTATGGCATCCACGGATCGCTGCAAATCATTGGCACAGTAGTTGTCGATCTTCTCGAGGTTCATCACCTTGTTCAAGCGCTCCTTGGTGGTGCAGATGGCATCCACGTATCACATTGTTGATCCTCAGTGTGATAGTTGCTGGTCTCCTCAAGGTTCATCGCCTGGCCTTGCACGTGGCCTCGGCCTCGGGCTCCCTCCTCATGTCCCCTCGTGATCGGCTTGATCGCTGGAGTAGGATGCCATGATCCTCACCAGCGACGCCATGTCGCTGGAGTAGGGAGCCAGGATCACGTGGTGTGGCAACCGATGATACGGTGACGTGCATCATGCACACCGAGCAACCCCGGATCAAGGCTCGACGCAACTCGACTCGTTTGCTTGGACAAGGCTCAGTTTGACTCGCTCCCTTTGAGTTGGATCGCCCGCCAGCTCCCCTGCTTGGAGATCGATGATGAGCACACGTGGCTTCCATCGGGCTTCCATCGGACGTCGTGCTGCATGAG includes:
- the LOC133887114 gene encoding stigma-specific STIG1-like protein 3, whose product is MRKATIFLMALALSLATAAALPVPAAMPPARRSRFLANVKFPPPTSYYDCIKKPPSICLEPGSPGATCCKGMCIDTEYNTHHCGNCNRSCKYGETCCAGKCVNLLTDKKNCGECGNQCSSHDCTFGFCNYAG